The sequence below is a genomic window from Lolium perenne isolate Kyuss_39 chromosome 4, Kyuss_2.0, whole genome shotgun sequence.
GTTTAATATGAAAATCTATTTAATAATGTATGTAATAAGATAATTTGACATCGTAGAAGATAATAGTTATTATTTCTAAAAGACTAATATAACTTTACCTGGTTTAACTTTTGACTATATTTTTATGAAAGGAGATCGTGAGTATAACTTTTCATGCATAGATATGTTTTGCGCAGATAGCTGTCATCAGGAGCCTCCATCACCATGATTCAGGCCATGGCAGCGATCGAGCAACTAACTGAGCACCCGATAGCAAGGGTGGCACGAAATAAATCGATGGAGATATGGGACGACTTTGTTGTGAACCCTCGTGACTAATTTAATAGTGCTAGCTAGGCAAAGTCAATGACAGGAGAGCTAATGAGCTATTCATCCTTCATGTGATTCACGCCGATGCTACAGAACCGAGTAAGAAATCGGGGTGTTGACAATTTAGCATCTACTCCGTATGTGTTCCGTGGTCATCACAAGTTAATTAGTACCAACAAGGAGCTGTTAACGGAGGCAATGAACACCGATGGTCCCTTTCCCTCATTTCTTCCTGATGTCACCGGTACCTGCGCGTTGTTTTCAAGCTGTTTACGAGCGCCAGGTCGCCGTTAATTATTGGACGATAAACCTATAAAATAGGAGGAATAGCTCCGGTAAGTATCACCCGAAAGGGGCCTTCGATGTTGTGACGTTTCTGGGGCCTTTGTCTCCCTTCGCAACTTGTACACTGAAAATTGCCCATTTAAGCTCAAGGTCCTAAACTTTAACAACTAGATGACACTGGAGGTCTCGTCAATCATGTCATTTGCTGATTAAGTAGTACGGGCCTTCTTGTCCGATCCCTCGCATCAGAAAAACTAAACGTGTAGGATCTAGGCTCTTCTCTGCACTctaacattaattttggtttgtgTTACTACCGATCACAGCTTCAACACGCGAGTTAAAATAATTTACTGAAACCATCATGTAATTTCAGTCATACTGGTCCTTCTCCTTCATCTGCTAGCTTGCaagattggtccacatacatatgTTAATTCCAGTCATACTGGTCCTTCTCCTTGATCTGCTAGCTTGCAAGTTTGGTCCACATACATAAGACGATGTTGACTTACCAGAAATCAGGTACTTACACCGTAATTCATACTTAAACCCCCCGTATTTTCGTCCTTGCGTCACATCCAGTTTGTAATCTAGTTTCCAAAGTCTGCGAGTGATCCAACAGCTGATGACTTGGTGGCTTTTCACATGCTTCACGCACGGTCCCTTTGCTTCTTTTTCTTTATGTGTGTACATGGATGCTTTCCATGTCCAAGTAGCAAAAGCTTGCAAGCCAAAGCCACAAATAAGTAGCCTTTTGGCGTATCACGACGGATGCTGCAGCTACCATCCACGCGGAATATCCCCAAGCTTTTGCTCAACAGCTGCCGCGACTCCGACGCATCGATCGAGAGACAGCAGAAATATTCAGCTACTTCTCCGGGCACCAATATATCCAGTTATTCAGAAGAGGAGATAGTATATGTTCATCTGGCCAAGTCCTTCATTATTGCTTCAGCTCAACACAAACAATTCTCATACAAGAAACCCCGTTCTCTTTATTATATATTATACTCCTAGTAGTAATTTACAAGCAAAGATCTGGTGGATAGTGGATACATATACATATACTAGGACCGGCCCAGCACGCATGATGTGCATGCTGCATTTCCCTGAATTTCTGAACTCTCCCCTTCGTCTTGGAGGAAATTGCTGTCCCGGCCAGTGCTCAATTTCACATGAAGGTCACCAGTCCGGCAGGCTGGGAGTTGAATCGGGCTGTGTTTTGGATCTCAGGATAACGGTGCACCGGCAGCGAGCGGCGTCTACGCAGTCACCGAGGTCTCGATCGTGACGCGATCGGTGTAGAGGACGTCCTCCGTCTTCTCGGCCTCCTCCCACAGCTCCGGCAGCGCCTCCCTGATGTTGTGGATGCTCTCCAGCGCGTGATCTGCGCCCTTCACCCGGTGCGACGTGCCAACCTGCGCAGCACAGGAGAGTTAGCCATTTGCAAGGTGGAAGGCGCGCATGAGCCACAAAAAATTAAGAGGGTTTGCACGTCAACTGCAGGCTTACCAGCACTGTGTGGAGACCGAGTACTTTGCCAGCCTGAATGTTGCGCACGCTGTCTTCGAAGAAAATCTGTAGCCAGTAAATGAGTTCTCGTCAGCGCACGGTCAAGTACGAACCCGAAATGCTGCAACTTGTGCTAACTGAAGCTGTCAGTACATACCGCCTTGTAGGGGTTGACGTTGGCGATCCTGAGGGCCGCCTCCATGGCGTCGACGTTGGGTTTGCACAGGACGGGGGTCCTGGGAAGCTCGTCGACGCTGCCCGACCTGGCGAAGTGTCCGGCGATGTCGAAGATCTCCGGCGCGGCCTGGTCGCACGAAGGCAGCAGGCACGGCGGGTTCAGGGTCTCGAAGCAGATGATCCCCTCGAAGCAGTCCTCCAGGCCAAGCCGCTTGAGGGCTCTAACGGCGTGGATCATGTCGCCGTTGGTGAATATCTGAAACATACGTGTCAACAACTCGTTAGCCACTAGCTCGGAGAGGCATACATGCGAGGTTTTTCATCTCCATTTCAGGAAGGCCGGGAACGTACGAGCTTGCGGATGCGCATGTTCTTGAGAATGTGCTTGAGAACTGGGTCGGGCTTGATGTTGTCGTAGGGCAGCCTTCCATGGACAAAGCTGTGTGACACACGAAGAAGATGTTAGAGCAGAGTACTACAAAGAATCGGCATGAGAAAGCGAGTTTAGTGTGCTCGTGTCTGTACCTGTGGTACTCATCGTAATCAAAGTTGTAGCCGATTGCCTGAAGACATCAAAACAGGGGAAGAACAGAGCATTAAGTACTCCACTCAGATATCAAGAGCTGAAAAAAAGAAGAACAGTAGTACGTCCAAGGGTTCGCATATTTACCCTGAGGCCGGCCATCGTTGTGCCGTAGTTCTTGTACAGCAGATTGCCGAGGTTCTCAATCTTGCTCTCCTCGATGCCCAGCTTCTCGACCATGTAGCGTTCAATGTTCGTCTTCACGTGAGACGAGATCCCCGAGCTCATCGGGTACAGAGTGTCGTCAAGGTCTGCAGTTCGCCAAAGGCAGAGAAACATAATCAGAACCTTCGCATTTCGCAAGGAAAACCAGAGTGGCAAAAGCAAGAAACAGCAACTAATAAATACAATAAATAGAGAGTGGCATTTGAACGGGGAACTTACCGAAGAGGAGGCAGTCGAACTTGGGCTCCTGGACCATGAGGCAGCGCTCGTCGAACTCCATGATTCCGACTGTGAGAGAAGGGCTGCAGAAAGAATCGATCGTCAGCGGGTCGTTCGATTAATTCTCCCAGCAATTTTAACCATGTTTCAATTTTCTCATCAATTTTATCATCCTTCCCCCGTGAATCACTGACATGCAGTTCGGCGGAGCCACATTTGGCAAGAACACAAGCATACCTAACGACTCGATTGCTGGGGAGCTGCAATGCAACTGGCGCGGATGCAGAGCCGAGGAGCAAGGCGAGGCTTCAAGAGCGCTCTGAATGTGAAGGCACACAGGGACAGAGAGGGagagagcgaggaggaggggaggaGGAGAGGAAGGGAGGGTGGGGGTTTAAATAGGGGGAAGCCATGGCGTGCCCGATCGGCATTAGCAGCCGAGTAAGACTAGTTTATTTGTTAAGCTGCGATTAGGACTAGTTAATTGGCACAACGCGGGAGGGCTCCGCGGTTGTTAATAGCCTCCAAGGGCAGTGCCCCCCAGCTGTCGCCCCATGATTGGCCGGGTCCTGTCAAACCGTGGGGCTGCGAGTTTCATTTCCATATTATGGAATTGCCCCTCCATTGTTGGCCTGAAAAACTTATACTCCTCCATGAACTCCTTAGagtatctctaacagagcccgtaaatacCGCCGAAACTGAACTTTTcaggcggatttacgggttcgggccgaaacgCGCGCAGATTAGCGCCCGAATACATGGGCCTGCCCGAATCGAAAGTTCGGGGGCCCGAGAAACCCACCGCACGACTcctattaaaagggttcgcggaggggagttccgccgctcgtctcccgccgccgccgtcagTTCCCCGCTCCGACGAGCGATTCCGGCCGCTCCGACGCCGCGCCGCCGCTTCGGCCAGCTCCCCTCCGTCCGGAATGACGCGTGCTAGACGCGTGGGTAGGGGAGGTGGCCGATCCGGCGCCGGAAGGTGGACTCGGCGTCCGCCGAGGGCACGGGAGTCGCCGGAGCTCGCTAGGCGTAGGTGCTCCAACGACGCGTGGAAGAGGGCCGGCGGAAGTGGCGGAGATGATGGCGTACCTCCAAGCGCACGCGGAGGAGGCGCCGAAGGAGAAGTGGAGGCGCCCCCGCGGCCGCCGCGTGCAGCCCTCCTCTGCCGGCGCTGCCCCcgcacggcgacgacgacgacgacgccgccgGGACGCCTCTAGCGTGCGGGAGCACCTCCGAGGCGGCGGTCGTCGAAGTGGCGGCGATCGTCGTCGCCTAGGAAGACCGGCGTGCAAAAACCCTCCGCCGGCTACATTAGCTCCCCGGTGACAGTATAGTCACTCCGGGGACTAATTCTAGTTTAATTTAGGTCCCTAGATCGTAATGTACGTGCAATATGCATGTATTTTGCCTAGTATTGTACAAATTCTAGTTTAATTATGAACGAATTGAGCTTCATTCGATGAAATCGAGTGCGATCGCAAAATTTGGTTTCCCGCTACGTTTGATTTCATCGAGTTCGGTTCacctttcggtttctgttctGCGCCATCGCTAAATCCGCAACCAAATTGTTTTTCGGAAGACTGAACTCGCTTTTTTCGGTTCCGATAAATAGGGGCTGTGTTAGAGTTGCTCTTACGAGCTGGCCGGAGAGGAGAGGACAGGACAGGGAGTAAGCATTATTTCTTGGAGGAAGGGGTAGGGAAAAGGTATGATATCTTCTAAGAAAATACACAGAGAATGCGTTGCACGATAACCACACGGACACGGACACATGATATTTTCTTGACAGCATCCATATACACATGGTTCATTATAGTATGaggattgaggaagagttgttcaAACGAGTTAATAGAGGAGACCATGGCTCTGCCCGCGGTGCTTGGTTGTGTGACGTGTGGCCTGAGGCAAATTATGGGCGACCCCAGACCTGTTCCATGGAAAACGGGCACCGTGACAGTTGTGAAGATAGAAGGATCCAAACAAGGAACGAAACAAACTGCGACCGTGACAAACGACTCTGAATCGATGAATGTCAGTCGCAGATTTCGTATGGTGAAACAGTAACTTGGCTTCCTGCAAAAGGCAAAAGCAATAGTAACTGTACCAATAGTAACCTAGGTAGATGCTCACGGTTGGCTGGTATAAGCACCATTGGCATATCCGGCCGGATAATCCCGCGCAGCTCAGGAAATTCAAGAACATATATGCATGGGCGACAGGAAATCTGGAATGGTTGGATCAGAGGCAAGAAAGGGGTTCATGTGGTGGTGTACGCGCAACTCTCTTCTCTCGTATTGTTTGTTTGAACAAGGGATTCTCTCTTCAATTTCTCTTCTTGTGCCAGTTCATTCCTCTTGCTTCGTTTGACACGACTTTCCGTTGAAAACACTTGTCGAATTTTGTAGTGCGAAATTGTCAGACACGGTTCTCACTCGCCCACCTTTTTTAACGTATGATTCACCGTTCCGGTAAGAATGAGGGAAGAAAAGCGTTTCCGTCGAGATCATGCTAGACTGTTCCATGACCGGGAGGGACCTGGACCTGGCGATTAGAACAGCTGCTGCTGCTAGTAGTACTCGTAGGAAGGAGGAAGGTAAAGGGGAAATTTGGGACAGCTTCCGGCTGGCGCAAATCATTTGCCAGCCCAATAATTGGACCAAATCATTAGATAATCCCCGTGGAGGGCCACGTGGCGCCTGATTTTTTTTCTTCAGACTAACGAGCCAAAGCGTCAACGTACACACCCATCGATCGTTCGCTCTCAAAGTCCCCCAAATTGCTAAACCAAAACATGAGTGgatccaaatttaagaaataaatATTATCTCCGTCATAAAAGGCAAGGATGGCAATGGATCGGGTTTGGACGGATATACCAAAACCAAATCCATGCCCAAATCCAAAAGCCTCGCTTTGTCGCTCCAAATCCAAATCCATTGGATATCCggatatccatggatatccaTGTGTTTACGCATTATGTGCATGAACATAACACATTTGAGCATAACATCAATATTTTAGCAGCATTTCAACAATATTTTCGTAGCTTTTTCAGCAATAATTATGTAGGCAATGAATATGAgaaggaggaggacgacgggATGAGAGCAAGCCCACTCCTACTAGTGTGTCTCCTTGGCAGAGGAGAGCCGTACTGCCGGAGAGGTAGAAGGGAGGGCCGCCGGCCAAGGACTCCCTCACAGCGTGCGAGGGAGTCACAACTGGAGGCCATGAAAGAAGTGGTAATCGGTGGTTACGTGTTAGACTCACTGAGTTTGGCCTCAAAGTAGGGACAGCTAGGCCTAGGTGAAATCCCATGTctcactgacatgtgggaccacaTATCAGCCGGATATCTATTGGATATCCATGGGGCAAAAGCTCTACCCATGCCCGCCCCATGAGTTATCGGATATCCGCCCCATGAAATTCGTGAGCATAATCAGCCCTTCATACCCATACCCATTGGGCCGGATATCCGTGGATACCCGAATCCATGGATAAAATTGCCTTGATAAGAGGGTATGGTAAATTTGGTTTAAATTTTAATATATCTAGACTTTTTTCTAAATTTAGAAAAATGTTTGACATCCTTTTATAAATGGAAGAAGTACAAATAGAAGTCTAAACCTAACTAACActcgaaaaaataaaataaaaacatatgAGACATGGCTAATGAGCAATGACCGTCACAGCAGAGCCTATTGTTAGGGCATCTCCGACTGATCGCTTAAAACCGGTCAAATAAGTAAATGTTCTGTTTTACTCCTCTAAACAAGATCTAACAGACTCATCAAATCTGATAGTTTTACTTCTCGGCCACTCTATCGACGGTTATAATTCACCCCTCTGTCACGAGCCCAAAATCCTCCAAAATCCACGTCGATGCCTCCCCTATCGCCACCGTAAACTCGATGTGGCGTCGCATATGTCCGGATCATCTCGCCGCCAGTCTCCTCCACCGATTCAGAGCTTGCCTAAGGAGGTGGCAGTGACAATTCCTCCTCGCGGTTCCTCGACCTGCTACCGCCAAAGAGGAGGTACCTCGGCGTGTGTCGGCAAGCTAGGGGACATAGGTGGCGGGGATGCGACCACACCGCACCACAAGAAGCTTGGTGGTGCATGCTTACAACATTGTGTTGGTGTGAATCCACGACTCGGAGGCGCGGGTCAACTTCCCCCCTAGGCAGCCAGCCTCTACGAGAGAGCTTCGGGAGGACATGTAGATCTGTGAGTGCCTCGAGGAGGAGCACACGGACGAGAAGGACATGGAGGATCTCCGCCACCGGTATCTGGATCGTGCCAAGGAGGATCACCAAGCGTAGGATCT
It includes:
- the LOC127296018 gene encoding uncharacterized protein C24B11.05 — its product is MEFDERCLMVQEPKFDCLLFDLDDTLYPMSSGISSHVKTNIERYMVEKLGIEESKIENLGNLLYKNYGTTMAGLRAIGYNFDYDEYHSFVHGRLPYDNIKPDPVLKHILKNMRIRKLIFTNGDMIHAVRALKRLGLEDCFEGIICFETLNPPCLLPSCDQAAPEIFDIAGHFARSGSVDELPRTPVLCKPNVDAMEAALRIANVNPYKAIFFEDSVRNIQAGKVLGLHTVLVGTSHRVKGADHALESIHNIREALPELWEEAEKTEDVLYTDRVTIETSVTA